A region of the Poseidonibacter antarcticus genome:
ACTAAGGTTCTGAAAAGGTTCTATTTCTCCATATGGGAATTTTTGTGTTAATGATTCATATAATGTAACACCAATTGAATAAAGTTCAGTTTTTTCATTTATTGCACTTTCTTGAAATCTTTCTGGTGCAAGATAAGAAGGAGTTCCAGCTTTATTAGTAAGTGAAAAAATTTCAGTAATTGAACCAAAATCTATAACTTTAAAAATTCGTTTTCCATCTCTTTGCATTACAATAATATTTTCAGGTTTAATATCACCATGAACAAGGTTAAATTTTAAAAGATATTGACTCATTGAAAGTAGAGTTTTAGCTAGGTTAATTGATTCTTCAATTGATAAGGTTCTTTTCTTTAGATATTGTTTTAGTGTGATACCTTCAAGTTTTGTCATTATATAATATCGTGCAGTTCTTTGTTTGGGTACTACTGATTTAGGGAAAAATCCAGCTTTTAGCCTTTTTGCATTCCAAACTTCTTTTATATATAAATCTAGGATTTCTTCATTTTCTAATGCTTCATATGGTGCAAATTTTATTACATATTCTTTAGAATTCTTTTCACATATCCAAGTTCGGTCATTTTGTATTAATGATAATGTTAATTTATAACCGTCAATTACATCACCTTTTTGTAATTTTTCTGGGATATTAAGAGGTAAATCTTTAAACTTTTGAATTTCATCTATTTCATTTATTTCTAAAATTACTGCAGTTGTATCATCTGGCAAATTTTCTTCAACAAGCGAGCTAGCTTTTTTTACAATATTATATGCACCATTAACTAGATATTTTGACAACATGTTCTCACTCATTAAAGAATATAATCCATCACTACACATTAGGATTTTATCATTTTTATGAATATTATTTTCAAAGTAAAATACTTCAACATCATCAGAAATTCCAATAGCTTCACTTAGAACACTGGGCATTCCTTCTTCATTATGATCATGTGAAAGTTGTGTTAATTGATTATCTCTAAATAAATATATTCTAGTATCACCAACATTTGCAGCGTATAATCTATTTCCTTTTATTACACAAATTGTTACAGTAGTTACTATTTCAGCTCTTTCATAATCTTGAATTGATTGGGCATATAAAATAGAGTTAATTGATTTTATAAAAGTTTTAATTGCTTTTTCCATACTCCAAGCTTTTGGAATATTTTTAAAGTTTGTAATTAGATGATTTGTAACTTTTTTTGCAGCTAATGCTCCTTCATCAGCAGAACCAACTCCATCACAAACTACTGCTATTGTTAAATCATTA
Encoded here:
- a CDS encoding protein kinase domain-containing protein; the encoded protein is MSKATITTSGFSLAKRQELTGEDYYEIKQFNDLTIAVVCDGVGSADEGALAAKKVTNHLITNFKNIPKAWSMEKAIKTFIKSINSILYAQSIQDYERAEIVTTVTICVIKGNRLYAANVGDTRIYLFRDNQLTQLSHDHNEEGMPSVLSEAIGISDDVEVFYFENNIHKNDKILMCSDGLYSLMSENMLSKYLVNGAYNIVKKASSLVEENLPDDTTAVILEINEIDEIQKFKDLPLNIPEKLQKGDVIDGYKLTLSLIQNDRTWICEKNSKEYVIKFAPYEALENEEILDLYIKEVWNAKRLKAGFFPKSVVPKQRTARYYIMTKLEGITLKQYLKKRTLSIEESINLAKTLLSMSQYLLKFNLVHGDIKPENIIVMQRDGKRIFKVIDFGSITEIFSLTNKAGTPSYLAPERFQESAINEKTELYSIGVTLYESLTQKFPYGEIEPFQNLSFKDVKLPQKYNKNIPLWLESIILRSTCVDQDLRYSNYSLMKFEFDNPQKVSAFFNKNTPLLKRNPLIVYKVAFGISLLINFILFLNN